A single Dehalococcoidia bacterium DNA region contains:
- a CDS encoding trypsin-like peptidase domain-containing protein: MATAAAAATPNAASMPPFSSSGATSSAGLITAIRQVVQEVKPAVVQITNEQVPPDQFGGVAVPAGVGSGVIYDGQGHILTNNHVVEGAQQLQVSLPDGRSFSAKLVGRDAQTDLAVVQISGSNLPTAALGDSTTLQTGEWVVAIGNALALPGGPTVTQGVVSALGRTVQEPPAGQAGGNGPGGGAAGPFLFDLIQTDAPINPGNSGGPLINAQGQVVGVNSQIYSQTGGFMGVAFAIPIDIASKVARELKDKGKVTRGWLGVVVQEVDRNLAKSFNLPKPEGALVARVLPDSPAQQAGLKAGDV; encoded by the coding sequence GTGGCCACGGCCGCAGCGGCGGCGACGCCGAATGCGGCGAGCATGCCCCCCTTCAGCTCAAGCGGCGCCACGTCGAGCGCCGGCCTGATCACGGCGATTCGCCAGGTGGTGCAAGAGGTGAAGCCGGCGGTGGTGCAGATCACCAACGAGCAGGTGCCGCCGGACCAGTTCGGCGGCGTAGCGGTGCCCGCCGGCGTCGGCTCCGGCGTGATCTACGACGGCCAGGGCCACATCCTCACCAACAACCACGTGGTCGAAGGCGCGCAACAGTTGCAGGTGTCGCTGCCGGATGGCCGTTCGTTCTCCGCGAAGCTGGTGGGGAGAGATGCACAGACCGATCTTGCGGTGGTGCAGATCTCCGGCAGCAATCTGCCCACCGCCGCGCTGGGCGATTCCACCACGCTCCAGACCGGTGAGTGGGTGGTGGCGATCGGCAACGCGCTGGCGCTGCCGGGCGGCCCGACCGTGACGCAGGGCGTGGTCAGCGCCCTGGGCCGCACCGTGCAGGAGCCGCCCGCCGGCCAGGCCGGCGGCAACGGGCCGGGCGGCGGCGCGGCCGGCCCCTTCCTCTTCGACCTGATCCAGACCGACGCGCCGATCAATCCCGGCAACTCGGGCGGACCGCTGATCAACGCCCAGGGCCAGGTGGTCGGCGTCAACTCGCAGATCTACAGCCAGACCGGCGGCTTCATGGGCGTGGCTTTCGCCATCCCCATCGACATCGCCTCCAAGGTGGCGCGCGAGCTCAAGGACAAAGGCAAGGTGACGCGGGGCTGGCTCGGCGTGGTGGTCCAGGAAGTGGACCGCAACCTCGCCAAGTCCTTCAACCTGCCCAAGCCCGAGGGCGCACTGGTGGCCCGGGTGCTGCCGGACAGCCCGGCGCAGCAGGCGGGGCTCAAGGCGGGCGACGTG
- a CDS encoding MFS transporter, with protein sequence MRLPKPAAYRVYLGLSAAQFLLFSMLSTVSGVYAVQAAHLNPLQLVLVGTTLEAIAFMLQVPTGVIADVYGRRLSVLIGLFLTGIGFLIWGAFARFETILLAQLFYGAGYTCISGAEEAWIAGEIGDASAGHAFLRGTQAAQLGGIAGIVLSVTLASIRLSLPLLTAGVLFLVLGAAMVVLMPEHGFRPTPKGERTSWEQWSGTLRSGLAAVRGRPVLITILAITAILGASSEGFDRLKDAHVLLDIGLPALGRFDPVVWFGVIAGGGMLFSIGAAEILKRRLDTTSHGAVARTLLGVNALLSITVIAFGLSGNFALALTTWWSATVLRRVNTPLVTAWLNQHVEPGVRATLFSINNQADALGQIGGGPLLGAAAAGVSIPAGIVVAGLFILPALPLYGRSLEQGTLEGTEGDRLQVTGDR encoded by the coding sequence ATGCGTTTGCCTAAACCCGCCGCCTACCGCGTCTATCTCGGGCTCTCGGCCGCGCAGTTCTTGCTGTTTTCGATGCTCTCCACCGTCTCCGGCGTGTACGCCGTGCAGGCGGCGCACCTCAATCCGCTGCAGCTCGTGCTGGTCGGCACCACGCTTGAGGCGATCGCGTTCATGCTGCAGGTGCCGACGGGCGTGATCGCCGACGTCTACGGCCGGCGGCTGTCGGTGCTGATCGGGCTCTTTCTCACCGGCATCGGCTTCCTGATCTGGGGCGCCTTCGCCCGCTTCGAGACGATCCTGCTGGCGCAGCTCTTTTACGGGGCGGGCTACACCTGCATCAGCGGCGCCGAAGAGGCCTGGATCGCCGGCGAGATCGGCGACGCCAGCGCCGGCCACGCCTTTCTGCGCGGCACGCAGGCGGCGCAGCTCGGCGGCATCGCGGGCATCGTGCTCAGCGTCACGCTGGCGAGCATTCGCCTGAGCCTGCCGCTGCTCACGGCCGGCGTCCTCTTCCTGGTGCTCGGCGCCGCGATGGTTGTGCTGATGCCCGAACACGGCTTCCGCCCCACGCCGAAGGGCGAGCGCACGAGCTGGGAGCAGTGGAGCGGTACGCTGCGCTCCGGACTTGCCGCCGTGCGCGGCCGGCCGGTGCTGATCACGATCCTGGCGATCACGGCGATCCTCGGCGCCTCCAGCGAGGGCTTCGACCGGCTGAAGGACGCGCACGTGCTGCTCGACATCGGCCTGCCGGCGCTGGGCCGCTTCGACCCGGTGGTTTGGTTCGGCGTGATCGCCGGCGGCGGCATGTTGTTCAGCATCGGCGCGGCCGAGATCCTGAAGCGCCGGCTCGATACCACCAGCCACGGCGCCGTGGCGCGTACGCTGCTGGGCGTCAACGCGCTGCTGTCGATCACGGTGATCGCCTTCGGCCTCTCCGGCAACTTTGCGCTGGCGCTGACGACCTGGTGGTCGGCGACCGTGCTGCGGCGGGTGAACACGCCGCTTGTCACGGCCTGGCTGAACCAGCACGTGGAGCCGGGCGTGCGCGCCACGCTCTTCTCGATCAACAACCAGGCCGACGCGCTCGGCCAAATCGGCGGCGGTCCGCTGCTCGGCGCCGCGGCGGCCGGCGTCTCGATTCCGGCGGGCATCGTCGTGGCGGGCCTGTTCATTCTGCCCGCGCTGCCGCTCTACGGCCGCTCGCTCGAACAGGGAACGTTGGAGGGAACAGAGGGTGACAGGTTGCAGGTGACAGGTGACAGGTGA
- a CDS encoding SDR family NAD(P)-dependent oxidoreductase, protein MAGRLQGKVAIITGAASGIGAATARRFAAEGAMVIVNDIQAEAGEQVAAQIRQAGGEAVFQLADAGDADAVTRLVEETAQRFGRLDVLHNNAFRTRFGMVGRLSPEQWRGAFDVTLHGTFYGMRAALPIMARQGSGAIVNTASVSGLFGDYAMSAYNAAKAAVVNLTHTAAIEYARYGVRVNCVCPGPIDTPAVQGMLARQPEVGERLIEALPLHRLGRPEEVANCVLFLASEEAAFVTGAALTVDGGLTAWTGHPPLAPDLLERGP, encoded by the coding sequence ATGGCGGGGCGCCTGCAGGGCAAAGTGGCGATCATCACCGGCGCGGCCTCGGGCATCGGCGCAGCCACGGCGCGGCGCTTCGCCGCCGAGGGCGCGATGGTGATCGTCAACGACATCCAGGCCGAGGCCGGCGAGCAGGTTGCCGCGCAGATCAGGCAGGCGGGCGGCGAGGCCGTCTTCCAGCTCGCCGACGCCGGCGACGCGGATGCGGTGACGCGGCTGGTTGAGGAGACGGCGCAGCGCTTCGGCCGGCTCGACGTGCTGCACAACAACGCCTTTCGAACCCGCTTCGGTATGGTGGGGCGCCTCTCGCCGGAGCAGTGGCGCGGCGCCTTCGACGTGACGCTGCACGGCACCTTCTACGGCATGCGGGCGGCGCTGCCGATCATGGCGCGGCAGGGCAGCGGCGCGATCGTCAACACCGCCTCGGTCTCCGGCCTGTTCGGCGACTACGCGATGAGCGCCTACAACGCCGCCAAGGCCGCCGTCGTCAACCTCACGCACACCGCCGCGATCGAGTACGCGCGCTACGGCGTGCGCGTGAACTGCGTCTGCCCCGGCCCGATCGACACGCCGGCGGTGCAGGGCATGCTCGCCCGCCAGCCGGAGGTGGGCGAGCGGTTGATCGAGGCGCTGCCGCTGCACCGCCTGGGCCGGCCGGAGGAGGTAGCCAACTGCGTGCTCTTCCTCGCCTCCGAGGAGGCGGCCTTCGTCACCGGCGCGGCGCTGACCGTCGACGGCGGCCTCACCGCCTGGACCGGCCACCCCCCGCTCGCCCCCGATCTCCTGGAGCGCGGCCCGTAG
- a CDS encoding LLM class flavin-dependent oxidoreductase, which translates to MKIGVSLTTAHPRGMAAREAGRNLVERARAIRAAGLDMLQVGDHHATPSYYFQNVPALARLAAETGEMPLAALFLAPLWHPVLLAEQAGTLAALSEGPLTIILAAGDGEEQFAAFGVPLRQRPSRLEEDLAIVRRLLAGERVSLNGRYHTLQDVAVNPVPPEATPIWIGASGRPALERAGALADGWLAAPGATGEELTTQADIYRQAAANAGRRPELIIRRDVFVGESDADAEQVVAPELAKGYRGMRREALCIGGPQTVADEFRYLASLGFTQVLVRHISPEQEQVLASYHRLGAEVLPRVRAS; encoded by the coding sequence ATGAAGATCGGCGTTTCGCTCACCACGGCGCATCCGCGCGGCATGGCGGCGCGCGAGGCCGGCCGCAACCTGGTCGAGCGGGCACGGGCGATCCGCGCCGCTGGGCTCGACATGCTGCAGGTCGGCGACCACCACGCCACGCCCTCGTACTACTTCCAGAACGTGCCGGCGCTGGCGCGGCTGGCGGCCGAGACGGGCGAGATGCCGCTGGCGGCGCTCTTCCTCGCGCCGCTCTGGCATCCCGTGCTGCTGGCGGAGCAGGCCGGCACGCTGGCCGCGCTGAGCGAGGGACCGCTGACGATCATCCTCGCCGCGGGCGACGGCGAAGAGCAGTTCGCCGCCTTCGGCGTGCCGCTGCGGCAGCGGCCCAGCCGGCTGGAAGAGGACTTGGCGATCGTGCGGCGGCTGCTCGCCGGCGAGCGCGTGAGCCTGAATGGCCGCTACCATACGCTGCAAGACGTGGCGGTCAACCCCGTGCCGCCCGAAGCGACGCCGATCTGGATCGGCGCCTCCGGTCGGCCGGCGCTGGAGCGGGCGGGGGCACTGGCCGACGGCTGGCTGGCCGCGCCCGGCGCCACGGGCGAGGAGCTGACCACCCAGGCGGACATCTACCGCCAGGCCGCGGCCAACGCCGGCAGACGGCCCGAGCTGATCATCCGCCGCGACGTGTTCGTGGGCGAAAGCGACGCCGACGCAGAGCAGGTCGTGGCGCCGGAGCTGGCGAAGGGCTACCGCGGCATGCGGCGTGAGGCGCTCTGCATCGGCGGGCCGCAGACCGTGGCCGACGAGTTCCGCTACCTGGCCTCGCTGGGCTTCACGCAGGTGCTGGTGCGCCATATCTCGCCGGAGCAGGAGCAGGTGCTGGCCTCCTACCACCGGCTCGGCGCCGAGGTGTTGCCACGCGTGCGCGCGTCGTAG
- a CDS encoding phosphatase PAP2 family protein — protein sequence MVVRSVLEAARSTPVRLAVVPVASSVVAYGSLKLQPLIRLRRRYLAGQERHKRILLAVQVLYALLLTSWLLFTHSWPAPDVIALFLLLFAFVAARGLSFLRDWSPFVLLLLGYAALTGIAPDLTGVVHVGFPIQADRWLFRGAEPNLWLQAHFFHPGQARWYDYAATVLYPMHFVTPLVLAFVFWMWWKPRYWRFVTAYLLLCYAAFVTYLLYPMAPPWWAYRVGKLPPVHLVLYEVHYAGLQNPIVLAMQFFKPNPVAAMPSLHAAVPVLIWLTLWKTWPRWGWAAIVYPLAMGLAVVYPGEHYVIDVIAGAAYAVVAFALVWGYAAGPWRLATRPFQRGVAARPALSAFGPAHLAPHLCAVRVAPRREPRRQHAALPARCQRRA from the coding sequence GTGGTGGTGCGATCTGTGCTCGAAGCGGCGCGCAGTACGCCCGTACGGCTGGCCGTGGTGCCGGTCGCCTCGTCTGTGGTGGCCTATGGCAGCCTCAAGCTGCAGCCGCTGATCCGCCTGCGCCGGCGCTACCTGGCGGGGCAGGAGCGGCACAAGCGCATCCTGCTCGCCGTGCAGGTGCTCTACGCGCTGCTGCTCACCAGCTGGCTGCTGTTCACCCACTCCTGGCCCGCACCGGATGTGATCGCGCTCTTCCTGCTGCTGTTCGCCTTCGTCGCGGCGCGCGGCCTCAGCTTCCTGCGCGACTGGTCGCCGTTCGTGCTCTTGCTGCTGGGCTACGCCGCGCTCACGGGCATCGCGCCGGATCTCACGGGCGTCGTGCACGTCGGCTTTCCCATTCAGGCCGATCGCTGGCTGTTCCGCGGCGCCGAGCCGAACCTCTGGCTGCAGGCGCACTTCTTCCATCCCGGCCAGGCGCGCTGGTACGACTACGCCGCTACCGTGCTCTATCCCATGCACTTCGTCACGCCGCTGGTGCTGGCTTTCGTCTTCTGGATGTGGTGGAAGCCGCGCTACTGGCGTTTCGTCACGGCCTACCTGCTGCTCTGCTACGCCGCGTTTGTGACCTACCTGCTCTATCCGATGGCGCCGCCCTGGTGGGCGTACCGCGTGGGCAAGCTGCCGCCGGTGCACCTGGTGCTCTACGAGGTCCACTACGCCGGCCTGCAGAATCCGATCGTGCTCGCCATGCAGTTCTTCAAGCCGAACCCCGTGGCCGCGATGCCGAGCCTGCACGCCGCCGTGCCGGTGCTGATCTGGCTCACGCTGTGGAAGACGTGGCCGCGCTGGGGCTGGGCCGCGATCGTCTATCCCCTGGCGATGGGCCTCGCCGTGGTCTACCCGGGCGAGCACTACGTGATCGACGTGATCGCCGGTGCGGCGTACGCCGTCGTCGCCTTCGCGCTGGTCTGGGGCTACGCGGCGGGCCCCTGGCGGCTGGCGACCCGTCCGTTCCAGCGCGGCGTCGCCGCTCGGCCGGCGCTGTCCGCCTTCGGTCCCGCGCATCTGGCGCCGCACCTCTGCGCCGTGCGCGTGGCGCCGCGCCGCGAGCCGCGCCGCCAGCATGCGGCGCTGCCCGCACGCTGCCAGCGGCGCGCCTGA
- a CDS encoding nitroreductase family protein has protein sequence MPHALEPAAEQIGLFTAIYSTRALRRFKPDPIPDAVLFQLFDAAIRAPSGGNAQDWRFVVISEQALKRQIQAWFWEAWQRYQPQYAAEPALMEALPRSRRLSLKSTDFLARHVHEAPAIIAPCGVRGQHSTPGGSIFPAVQNLLLAARALGLGGSITNFARAHEAELMAALGIPEEYQVYCLIPLGYPLDRPGPLRRRPVRQVVFLNGWDQPWPFAAAQPDAGWSERWLGS, from the coding sequence ATGCCACACGCGCTTGAGCCGGCGGCGGAGCAGATCGGCCTGTTCACGGCGATCTACAGCACGCGTGCTCTGCGCCGCTTCAAGCCCGACCCAATCCCCGACGCCGTGCTCTTCCAACTGTTCGATGCGGCGATCCGCGCCCCCTCCGGCGGCAACGCGCAGGACTGGCGCTTCGTCGTGATCAGCGAGCAGGCGCTGAAGCGGCAGATCCAGGCCTGGTTCTGGGAGGCCTGGCAGCGCTACCAGCCGCAGTACGCCGCCGAGCCGGCGCTGATGGAGGCGTTGCCGCGCTCGCGCCGGCTTTCACTGAAGAGCACGGACTTCCTGGCGCGGCACGTACACGAGGCGCCGGCGATCATCGCGCCCTGCGGCGTGCGCGGCCAGCACAGCACGCCCGGCGGCAGCATCTTTCCCGCCGTGCAGAACCTGCTGCTGGCGGCGCGGGCGCTGGGGCTGGGCGGCTCGATCACGAACTTTGCCCGCGCTCATGAGGCCGAGCTGATGGCCGCGCTCGGCATTCCCGAGGAGTACCAGGTCTACTGCCTGATTCCGCTGGGCTATCCGCTGGACCGGCCGGGACCGCTGCGGCGGCGGCCTGTGCGGCAGGTGGTGTTCCTCAATGGCTGGGATCAGCCCTGGCCGTTTGCAGCGGCGCAGCCCGACGCCGGCTGGAGCGAGCGCTGGCTGGGCAGTTGA
- a CDS encoding TatD family hydrolase: MPWFDTHVHLDRYAAAERAALLRRARAAGVVRLLAVAVDCASARRVVALPAGVFKAVGVHPRHAAEGICPELEELAARPGVVAIGEAGFDGAGPDFAVQEAVFRAQCALARRLNLALMLHIDGAGAWPAFAAAGALAGLRVVRHYFTGDAAQAAWHGERGHWLSFGRPLLREPALQAIARAVPAARLLIETDSYPLPGRRTEPRDLAPLGLALARLRGWSEEQCAEQLWQNAVRAFQLPSQRSLQPASGCAAANGQG, encoded by the coding sequence ATGCCCTGGTTCGATACGCACGTGCATCTCGACCGCTATGCCGCCGCCGAGCGCGCGGCGCTGCTGCGGCGGGCGCGGGCGGCGGGAGTCGTGCGCCTGCTGGCCGTCGCGGTTGACTGCGCCTCGGCGCGGCGCGTGGTTGCGCTGCCCGCCGGCGTGTTCAAAGCCGTGGGCGTGCACCCGCGGCACGCGGCGGAAGGGATCTGCCCCGAGCTGGAGGAACTGGCCGCACGGCCGGGCGTCGTCGCCATCGGCGAGGCCGGCTTCGACGGCGCCGGCCCCGACTTCGCCGTGCAGGAGGCGGTTTTCCGCGCGCAGTGTGCGCTGGCGCGGCGGCTGAACCTTGCCCTGATGCTGCACATCGACGGCGCCGGCGCCTGGCCCGCCTTCGCTGCCGCCGGCGCGCTCGCCGGGCTGCGCGTCGTGCGGCACTACTTCACGGGCGACGCCGCGCAGGCCGCCTGGCACGGCGAGCGCGGCCACTGGCTCAGCTTCGGCCGGCCGCTGCTGCGCGAGCCCGCGCTGCAGGCGATCGCCCGCGCCGTCCCCGCCGCGCGGTTACTGATCGAGACGGACAGCTATCCGTTGCCCGGCCGTCGCACCGAGCCGCGCGACCTGGCGCCGCTCGGCCTGGCGCTCGCCCGCCTGCGCGGCTGGAGCGAGGAGCAGTGTGCGGAGCAGCTCTGGCAGAACGCCGTCCGCGCCTTTCAACTGCCCAGCCAGCGCTCGCTCCAGCCGGCGTCGGGCTGCGCCGCTGCAAACGGCCAGGGCTGA